In Ectothiorhodosinus mongolicus, one DNA window encodes the following:
- a CDS encoding TRAP transporter large permease produces MPLEYIALMMIIGFFVLVLTGMPVAFAIAAVGFIFGFIGFDGWLFELLPSRIFGSVTNYTLLAIPLFVFMGVMLDKTRVAERMLDVIGHASGALPGGMALAVILVGVLMGAATGIVGAAIVTLTLMALPTLIRRGYKPTVACGTICASGTLGQIIPPSLVLLVLADTMNLSVGSLFAAALVPGLALATLYVLYLLVLAWYNSADVPALDAAERASISKTQIMKDLVTSVLPPLALVLAVLGAIIGGVAAPTEAASVGAVGAVVVAALMRRLSMPVLNDALLTTVRITAMVFFVLIASQVFALAFRGLDGELLVEGMLNWVPGGPYGTLLFMMLLIFLLGFFLEWIQITYIVVPLFLPFLAGVPEFSMVWIAILIAMNLQTSFLTPPFGWSLIFMKGVAPKGIKTSDIYRGAIPFVIIQLVALALIIAFPAIALWLPEAIGW; encoded by the coding sequence ATGCCGCTTGAATATATTGCTCTGATGATGATCATCGGTTTCTTCGTGCTGGTATTAACCGGCATGCCGGTGGCTTTTGCTATTGCTGCAGTGGGCTTCATTTTTGGTTTTATCGGTTTTGACGGCTGGCTATTTGAATTACTACCCTCGCGGATTTTTGGCAGTGTGACAAATTACACTCTGTTAGCCATCCCGCTGTTCGTATTCATGGGGGTGATGCTGGATAAAACTAGGGTGGCTGAACGCATGCTCGATGTGATTGGCCATGCCAGTGGTGCTTTACCAGGCGGTATGGCTCTGGCGGTTATCCTCGTGGGAGTGCTCATGGGCGCGGCTACCGGGATTGTTGGCGCCGCCATTGTCACTCTGACATTGATGGCACTGCCCACCCTGATTCGCCGCGGCTATAAACCAACAGTCGCTTGTGGAACGATTTGTGCCTCGGGAACGCTAGGTCAGATCATCCCGCCAAGCCTCGTTTTGCTGGTTTTAGCAGACACCATGAATCTATCGGTGGGCAGCTTGTTCGCTGCCGCCTTGGTGCCCGGCTTAGCGCTGGCGACGCTCTACGTGCTCTATTTGCTGGTACTGGCCTGGTATAACTCAGCGGATGTTCCGGCACTCGATGCTGCTGAGCGGGCCTCAATCAGTAAGACTCAGATCATGAAAGATTTGGTCACCTCAGTCTTGCCTCCATTGGCTTTGGTGCTGGCTGTACTAGGTGCCATTATTGGCGGCGTTGCCGCTCCCACGGAGGCAGCCTCGGTGGGCGCTGTGGGGGCTGTGGTGGTCGCCGCCTTAATGCGTCGCTTGAGCATGCCCGTGCTTAATGACGCTTTGCTAACCACTGTGCGCATCACTGCCATGGTCTTTTTCGTATTGATTGCCTCGCAGGTATTCGCTCTGGCCTTCCGCGGTTTGGATGGAGAGTTGTTAGTGGAGGGAATGCTTAACTGGGTACCGGGCGGACCTTATGGCACTTTATTGTTCATGATGTTGCTGATTTTTCTGCTCGGATTCTTCTTGGAATGGATTCAGATCACCTACATCGTTGTTCCGCTATTTCTGCCTTTCCTTGCGGGGGTTCCCGAGTTCTCCATGGTCTGGATCGCGATTCTGATTGCCATGAATCTACAGACATCCTTCCTGACGCCACCTTTCGGATGGTCGCTGATCTTTATGAAGGGGGTGGCGCCCAAAGGCATTAAGACCTCAGACATCTACCGCGGCGCCATTCCCTTCGTGATCATTCAACTGGTGGCATTGGCCCTGATTATTGCTTTCCCAGCTATTGCCTTGTGGCTGCCCGAAGCCATTGGCTGGTAA
- the ispB gene encoding octaprenyl diphosphate synthase yields the protein MQLDQIRELIAADMTAVDQCIRERLQSPVVLINQLGHYIINSGGKRLRPLLVLLSAGACSYSGRDHISMAAVIEFIHTATLLHDDVVDDSQMRRGRQTANALFGNEASVLVGDFLYSRSFEMMVELGDMRIMQIVSNTTSTVAEGEVMQLLNCHDADTTEERYMHVIQSKTAKLFEAAGRMGPILAGQSEVIEQGLAAYGMHLGTAFQLIDDVLDYSGQQGEMGKNMGDDLAEGKPTLPLIHAIRTGAAENATLIREAIEQGGREYADRVLAALAESQSIDYARAMAQREIDHAIDNLKVLPESQYRDALIELARLSIDRAS from the coding sequence ATGCAATTGGATCAAATACGTGAATTGATCGCCGCTGATATGACCGCGGTAGACCAGTGCATTCGTGAGCGCTTGCAGTCGCCCGTGGTGCTGATCAATCAGCTTGGACACTACATTATTAATAGTGGTGGTAAGCGTCTGCGGCCTTTGTTGGTATTGCTTTCTGCGGGCGCCTGTTCCTACTCGGGTCGTGATCATATTTCTATGGCGGCAGTCATCGAGTTCATTCACACCGCAACGCTACTGCATGACGATGTGGTCGATGACTCCCAAATGCGTCGCGGTCGTCAAACCGCCAATGCTTTATTTGGCAATGAAGCCAGCGTATTGGTGGGTGATTTTCTCTACTCGCGTTCCTTTGAAATGATGGTCGAGCTAGGTGATATGCGCATCATGCAAATCGTCTCCAATACCACCAGCACCGTGGCTGAGGGTGAAGTGATGCAGTTGCTCAATTGCCATGATGCCGACACCACAGAAGAGCGCTACATGCATGTGATTCAGTCCAAAACCGCGAAATTATTTGAAGCCGCCGGCCGCATGGGGCCGATTCTGGCAGGTCAGTCAGAGGTCATTGAACAGGGTTTGGCAGCCTACGGCATGCACCTCGGCACGGCGTTTCAGCTCATTGATGATGTTCTGGACTACAGCGGTCAACAGGGAGAGATGGGCAAAAACATGGGCGATGACTTAGCCGAGGGTAAACCCACTTTGCCGTTAATTCATGCCATTCGCACGGGCGCTGCTGAGAATGCCACCTTGATTCGTGAGGCGATTGAACAGGGCGGTCGCGAGTACGCGGATAGAGTTTTGGCTGCTTTAGCCGAGTCTCAGTCCATCGATTACGCCCGAGCCATGGCACAGCGGGAAATTGATCATGCCATCGATAACCTGAAGGTATTGCCAGAAAGCCAGTATCGCGATGCATTGATTGAACTGGCCCGCTTATCGATTGATCGGGCCTCATAA
- the rplU gene encoding 50S ribosomal protein L21: MYAVIATGGKQYRVTQGDVLRVEKLDADAGAAVEFSDVLMVGSGDAVKIGEPMVKGAKVTATVKAHGRGEKIEIIKFRRRKHHRKQMGHRQHYTELEITSIAG, encoded by the coding sequence ATGTATGCGGTTATCGCCACCGGTGGCAAGCAATACCGGGTTACCCAGGGTGACGTGCTCAGGGTCGAGAAACTCGACGCCGACGCCGGCGCAGCTGTGGAATTCAGTGATGTGTTGATGGTTGGTAGCGGCGACGCCGTGAAAATTGGCGAGCCCATGGTTAAGGGCGCCAAAGTCACAGCAACGGTCAAGGCGCACGGGCGTGGCGAAAAGATTGAAATCATCAAATTCCGCCGCCGCAAACACCACCGCAAGCAAATGGGTCATCGCCAGCACTACACCGAGCTGGAAATCACCTCGATTGCCGGTTGA
- the gmk gene encoding guanylate kinase, with the protein MTRGSLFVVSAPSGAGKTSLVAALLESRPDIVVSVSHTTRKPRQGEVNGRHYHFASAEDFLGMVQDGAFLEHARVFDHYYGTSRQAVEDELTAGHDVILEIDWQGAQQVRRLMPECYSIFILPPSKAALEQRLRSRGKDSDEIIARRLRDATEDISHYDEYDYVVVNDNFDLALGEMESIFRANRLRTRSQMQSYRSLLDELLADTSKTP; encoded by the coding sequence TTGACTCGCGGAAGCTTATTTGTTGTTTCAGCCCCATCCGGCGCGGGCAAAACCAGTCTGGTTGCGGCTTTGCTTGAGTCGCGGCCAGACATAGTTGTTTCGGTGTCGCATACGACGCGCAAGCCTCGTCAGGGTGAAGTGAATGGTCGGCATTATCATTTTGCTAGCGCCGAAGACTTTTTGGGTATGGTTCAGGATGGAGCATTCTTGGAGCATGCTCGAGTCTTTGACCACTACTACGGAACCTCCAGGCAGGCAGTGGAAGACGAGCTCACGGCCGGTCATGATGTGATACTAGAAATTGACTGGCAGGGTGCGCAGCAGGTGCGGCGTTTGATGCCAGAATGTTATTCCATTTTTATTTTGCCGCCATCGAAAGCGGCGTTAGAACAGCGACTGCGGTCACGTGGTAAGGACAGCGACGAGATCATCGCCAGACGTTTGCGTGATGCCACGGAAGACATCAGTCATTACGACGAATACGACTACGTGGTGGTGAATGATAATTTCGACCTGGCGCTGGGCGAGATGGAATCTATTTTTCGCGCCAATCGCCTGCGCACTAGGTCGCAGATGCAGTCTTATCGCAGTTTGTTAGACGAGTTGCTGGCAGATACCAGCAAAACCCCCTAG
- the rpmA gene encoding 50S ribosomal protein L27, whose product MAHKKAGGSTRNGRDSESKRLGVKRYGGQSVLAGNILVRQRGTKVHPGVNVGCGKDHTLFAKVDGLVVFHNKGPKNRKFVSVQPA is encoded by the coding sequence ATGGCACATAAGAAAGCAGGCGGCAGTACACGCAACGGCCGCGATTCAGAAAGCAAACGCCTTGGCGTCAAGCGCTATGGCGGGCAAAGCGTACTCGCCGGTAATATCCTGGTCCGTCAGCGCGGTACCAAAGTCCATCCGGGAGTCAATGTGGGCTGTGGCAAAGACCATACGCTGTTTGCCAAAGTGGACGGCTTGGTTGTGTTTCATAACAAAGGCCCGAAAAATCGCAAGTTTGTGAGCGTGCAGCCTGCCTAA
- a CDS encoding class 1 fructose-bisphosphatase: MHIGTTLTNFIIESQRKFSGATGEFTGLLNDIAVACKKISDLVNKGDLVGILGTAGSENVQGEQQKKLDVISNEIFIEALAHNGHVAGLASEEMDEIYELPKQAPRGKYLVLFDPLDGSSNIDVNVSVGTIFSILKAPPGVDNPSTEDFLKPGTEQVAAGYCLYGPSTMMVLTTGQGTNMFTLDRDFGEFLLTHSDIQIPEDTQEFAVNASNMRFWEEPVQRYIDECLAGKDGPRGKDFNMRWIASMVAEVHRILTRGGIFMYPLDSKLQSKGQTGKLRLMYEANPMAFIIEQAGGAATTGRERILSMSPAAIHQRVPVVLGSKNEVDRLTGYHH, translated from the coding sequence ATGCATATCGGTACTACACTGACCAATTTTATCATTGAGTCACAACGTAAATTTTCTGGCGCCACAGGGGAATTCACTGGCCTACTGAATGATATCGCTGTCGCTTGTAAAAAGATTTCTGACCTGGTGAATAAGGGTGATCTGGTCGGTATCCTGGGGACTGCCGGGTCTGAGAATGTTCAGGGCGAACAACAGAAAAAGCTCGATGTGATCTCCAATGAGATTTTTATCGAGGCCTTGGCACATAACGGTCATGTTGCTGGCCTGGCCTCGGAAGAAATGGATGAGATCTACGAGTTGCCCAAACAGGCGCCGCGTGGCAAGTACTTGGTGTTGTTCGATCCCCTAGATGGGTCTTCGAATATCGATGTCAATGTATCGGTGGGGACCATTTTTTCCATACTCAAAGCCCCGCCTGGCGTCGATAATCCTTCCACTGAGGATTTTTTAAAGCCGGGAACTGAGCAAGTGGCTGCTGGCTATTGCCTGTATGGTCCATCAACCATGATGGTGCTGACCACTGGCCAAGGCACAAATATGTTCACCTTGGATCGTGATTTTGGCGAATTTCTTTTGACCCATTCGGACATTCAAATTCCAGAAGATACTCAGGAGTTTGCGGTGAATGCCTCCAATATGCGTTTCTGGGAAGAGCCTGTGCAGCGCTATATCGACGAATGCCTCGCGGGCAAGGATGGCCCCCGCGGTAAAGACTTCAATATGCGTTGGATTGCTTCCATGGTGGCGGAAGTGCACCGCATTTTGACGCGGGGCGGAATTTTTATGTACCCATTGGACTCCAAGCTCCAGAGCAAGGGACAAACAGGCAAATTGCGGCTGATGTACGAAGCCAATCCTATGGCCTTTATCATCGAGCAGGCAGGCGGGGCCGCCACAACGGGTCGTGAGAGAATTCTTAGCATGAGTCCGGCAGCGATTCACCAGCGAGTGCCCGTCGTTCTGGGTTCAAAAAATGAGGTAGACCGCTTGACCGGTTACCATCACTGA
- a CDS encoding thiol:disulfide interchange protein DsbA/DsbL → MALSRRRFNQTLLGGMAVALSPSVFANMVEGSDWRSIARPQRTLPDGQIGLTMFFSYGCPFCGQMHRAMGGWLASLPEDVVFQRVPVSFNRDAWAMLSRLYFALETTGDAERLSQEIYDAIGVRREPLFDEAQITAWVTARGVDATAFRQAFQASQTSSLVARSDRLQTRFEVRSVPTLVVDGRYAVVGQGATSYQELFDIADQLIIRARS, encoded by the coding sequence ATGGCTTTATCACGTCGGCGTTTTAACCAAACCCTGCTGGGCGGCATGGCCGTGGCACTGTCGCCTTCTGTTTTCGCCAATATGGTGGAAGGTAGCGATTGGCGCAGCATTGCCAGACCTCAGCGCACCCTGCCAGACGGTCAAATCGGCCTGACGATGTTCTTCTCTTATGGCTGTCCCTTTTGTGGGCAAATGCATAGAGCGATGGGCGGATGGCTGGCCAGTTTGCCTGAAGATGTTGTATTCCAACGGGTACCAGTCAGCTTTAACCGTGATGCTTGGGCCATGCTCTCTCGGCTGTATTTTGCCCTTGAAACTACTGGCGATGCAGAGCGTCTAAGCCAAGAAATCTATGACGCTATCGGTGTACGGCGTGAGCCACTGTTTGATGAGGCACAGATTACCGCCTGGGTTACTGCACGTGGTGTCGATGCAACAGCCTTTCGTCAGGCCTTTCAGGCATCACAGACAAGCAGTCTGGTCGCTCGCAGTGATCGGCTACAAACACGTTTCGAGGTCCGCAGCGTACCCACTTTGGTGGTCGACGGCCGCTATGCAGTTGTCGGCCAAGGCGCCACCTCTTATCAAGAGCTATTTGATATCGCTGATCAACTGATTATTAGGGCACGCAGCTAA
- the cgtA gene encoding Obg family GTPase CgtA — protein sequence MKFVDEALIKVKAGDGGNGCVSFRREKYVPFGGPDGGDGGDGGSIFLVASHDLNTLADFRLKRHFEAGRGENGRGRNMTGHSGEDLEIPVPVGTLCFDAETDELIGDLVAHGQKLKVAQGGFHGLGNARYKSSVNRAPRQSKPGTPGELRQLRLELKLLADVGLLGLPNAGKSTLISTVSAATPKVADYPFTTLHPNLGVVRVGALQSFVMADIPGLIEGAAEGAGLGIRFLKHLARNRLLLHVVDIQPADPSQEPKQAVAVIESEMQQFDPELLEQPRWLVINKMDLLPPEERAACASQLAEELNWPGPVYAISAATGEGTQGLMQDIMRYLESEHDDA from the coding sequence ATGAAATTCGTCGACGAAGCGCTCATCAAAGTCAAAGCCGGTGATGGCGGCAATGGCTGTGTCAGTTTTCGACGGGAAAAATATGTACCCTTTGGCGGACCTGATGGCGGCGATGGCGGTGATGGCGGATCGATATTTCTCGTTGCTAGCCATGACTTGAATACCTTGGCAGACTTTCGTCTCAAGCGTCATTTTGAAGCGGGTCGGGGTGAAAATGGCCGTGGCCGCAACATGACCGGTCACTCGGGCGAAGATTTAGAGATACCCGTGCCAGTGGGCACTTTGTGCTTTGATGCGGAAACTGATGAGCTGATTGGCGATTTGGTGGCCCATGGACAAAAACTCAAAGTGGCTCAGGGCGGCTTTCATGGGCTGGGCAATGCCCGCTACAAAAGCTCGGTGAACCGGGCACCGCGTCAGTCCAAACCCGGAACACCGGGTGAGCTGCGGCAACTCAGGCTGGAATTGAAACTACTGGCCGATGTGGGTTTGTTGGGCCTACCCAATGCCGGCAAATCGACGCTGATTTCCACGGTATCGGCGGCAACGCCAAAAGTCGCTGATTATCCGTTCACAACATTGCATCCCAACTTGGGTGTGGTGCGGGTCGGCGCCTTACAAAGTTTCGTGATGGCGGATATTCCTGGACTGATTGAAGGGGCTGCTGAGGGCGCGGGCCTAGGCATTCGGTTTCTCAAGCATTTGGCGCGTAATCGCTTACTGCTGCATGTGGTTGATATTCAGCCAGCAGATCCCTCACAAGAGCCCAAACAAGCGGTGGCAGTTATTGAATCAGAAATGCAGCAGTTTGATCCCGAGTTGCTGGAACAGCCGCGCTGGCTGGTGATCAACAAAATGGATCTTCTGCCTCCGGAAGAACGGGCTGCTTGTGCGTCCCAATTGGCTGAGGAATTAAACTGGCCGGGCCCAGTTTATGCCATTTCAGCTGCCACCGGCGAAGGTACCCAGGGACTCATGCAGGACATCATGAGATATTTGGAAAGTGAACATGATGACGCGTGA
- a CDS encoding alpha/beta fold hydrolase encodes MKQTVTSPLPPALSGEHSYIDDPQTGRLSLYAHIEPDAAKARPLLLIHSVNAAGSAYEIKPIYDHFLGSRPVYALELPGFGRSDRSDRNYTPRLMTDAILRGVSELRSRHQDMTIDALSLSLGSEFLARAAAEQPQWLHSIAMISPTGFKGTTRRDGPPGSTRGMPWLYAMFTRPPWSQSVYNALTRRSVVRFFLNKAWGSKNIDEGLLDYSTTTTNQPGAMHAPYHFLSGNLFSNDITRVYESLKIPVFMTHGDRGDFVDYRGVGLFADNPQWDIHLLEAGALPYFEIPETFFKHYDAFLQKHAETARPLADQPNE; translated from the coding sequence ATGAAGCAAACGGTCACAAGCCCCCTACCTCCAGCGCTTTCGGGGGAGCATAGTTACATCGATGACCCGCAAACCGGCAGGCTCAGTCTTTACGCCCATATCGAACCAGATGCCGCAAAAGCGCGACCGCTATTGTTGATCCACAGTGTCAACGCAGCAGGGTCAGCCTATGAGATCAAACCGATTTACGATCATTTTCTCGGGTCTCGTCCCGTTTACGCGCTGGAGCTGCCAGGCTTTGGTCGCTCTGACCGCAGCGACAGGAATTACACACCACGTCTCATGACCGATGCCATCTTGCGCGGCGTTAGCGAGCTGCGCAGTCGGCATCAAGACATGACCATTGACGCCTTATCTCTCTCGCTGGGGTCTGAATTCCTAGCCAGAGCAGCTGCTGAGCAGCCCCAATGGTTGCATAGCATCGCCATGATCAGCCCGACCGGCTTTAAAGGCACGACCCGTCGTGACGGTCCGCCGGGTAGCACACGCGGCATGCCTTGGCTTTACGCCATGTTTACTCGCCCACCTTGGTCTCAGTCGGTCTATAACGCACTCACGCGACGCTCTGTTGTGCGCTTTTTCCTGAACAAAGCTTGGGGTTCAAAAAATATTGATGAGGGCTTGTTGGACTACAGTACAACAACCACCAACCAGCCGGGTGCCATGCATGCTCCCTATCACTTTCTTTCGGGTAATTTGTTCAGCAATGACATCACCCGAGTCTATGAATCGCTGAAAATCCCAGTATTCATGACGCATGGTGACCGCGGAGATTTTGTGGACTATCGCGGCGTTGGCTTGTTTGCCGACAATCCCCAATGGGATATCCATCTTCTGGAGGCAGGCGCGCTACCGTATTTTGAGATTCCTGAGACGTTCTTTAAACACTATGACGCGTTTTTGCAGAAGCATGCAGAAACCGCTCGGCCGTTGGCCGACCAGCCAAACGAGTAA
- a CDS encoding sulfite exporter TauE/SafE family protein gives MILEPGVLALIALAALFAGAINALAGGGSFLTLPALVFTGVPPVAANATGTAALLPGYLASAWAYRDLMKAPPGMTVLAVVLIGAVGGAAGALLLLATSNEAFRVIIPWLLLFATLLFAFGPRLQLWIQARSRGEGGLLGRVSVFLVSGYGGYFNGGMGIVMLAAFRVLGVHDLNTANALKNLLSAVLTLIAVLIYALGGVIQWAQALPMAVAATIGGYAGVSLARALPQTVLRNAIIIAGILTTAIFFWDLR, from the coding sequence GTGATTCTTGAGCCGGGCGTCCTCGCCCTGATAGCGCTGGCTGCTTTGTTTGCCGGCGCTATAAACGCACTTGCTGGCGGGGGTAGTTTTTTGACTTTGCCCGCATTGGTTTTTACTGGCGTGCCGCCGGTTGCTGCAAATGCGACCGGGACTGCAGCTTTACTCCCTGGCTATTTGGCCAGCGCCTGGGCCTATAGAGATCTCATGAAGGCGCCACCGGGCATGACTGTGCTCGCGGTTGTGTTGATCGGCGCCGTGGGCGGTGCTGCAGGCGCGTTACTGCTTCTGGCAACATCCAATGAGGCTTTTCGCGTCATTATTCCTTGGTTGTTACTGTTTGCAACCCTGTTGTTTGCTTTCGGGCCGCGCCTACAACTCTGGATTCAAGCGCGCAGCCGAGGTGAGGGTGGTTTGCTGGGACGAGTGAGTGTTTTTCTCGTTTCTGGTTACGGGGGCTATTTCAATGGGGGCATGGGGATCGTCATGCTGGCGGCCTTTCGCGTGCTTGGGGTGCACGATCTGAATACCGCCAATGCACTGAAGAACCTGCTCTCTGCAGTACTCACATTGATCGCCGTACTCATTTATGCGCTGGGCGGCGTAATTCAATGGGCGCAAGCATTGCCGATGGCTGTGGCTGCTACTATCGGCGGGTATGCTGGTGTTTCCTTAGCGCGTGCCTTACCTCAAACCGTGCTACGAAACGCGATTATCATCGCCGGCATCCTCACCACCGCGATCTTCTTTTGGGACCTGCGCTAG
- the rpoZ gene encoding DNA-directed RNA polymerase subunit omega: MARITVEDCLDNVDNRFQLVLVAAKRARQLASGIHPHVDWENDKPTVVALREIAAGHIGREVLDEVTAQEHAMPTAIVEEVTPEQ; this comes from the coding sequence ATGGCACGCATTACCGTAGAAGATTGTTTGGACAATGTAGACAACCGGTTTCAGCTGGTTTTGGTCGCCGCTAAGCGTGCCCGCCAGCTCGCCAGCGGTATACACCCGCATGTGGACTGGGAGAATGACAAGCCCACGGTTGTCGCGCTGCGGGAAATTGCCGCCGGTCATATCGGCCGGGAAGTGCTGGATGAAGTGACGGCGCAGGAGCATGCCATGCCCACAGCCATTGTCGAAGAGGTCACTCCGGAGCAATAG
- the spoT gene encoding bifunctional GTP diphosphokinase/guanosine-3',5'-bis pyrophosphate 3'-pyrophosphohydrolase, which translates to MVETATTAKTTATSTSLDNTRFLARDLCSYLETYLDSDQVAEVYRAYLLGAEAHDGQMRLSGDPYIIHPLAVAKTMAEMRLDHKSIVAAILHDVMEDTHISKERIVTEFGEDVAELVDGVSKLTHLKFSSKAEAQAENFRKMMLAITRDLRVILIKLADRLHNMRTLGVMRADKSRRIARETLDIYAPIAQRLGMNAIRRELEMLGFAAHYPMRYRILQEAVKKSRGHRKEVMQKIETAICARMEEASIEARITGREKHLYSIYRKMQEKRLSFAEVFDVYAIRIVAGDVDACYRALGVVHNLYKPVPGRFKDYIAIPKANGYQSLHTVLFGPHGIPIEVQIRTQEMDQVAESGIAAHWLYKTGDRQSGTAQARAREWLKSVLEIQQAAGNSMEFLESVKVDLFPEEVYIFTPQGEIMELPRGATAVDFAYAVHSDVGNTCVAAKIDRRLAPLSTRLESGRTVEIVTAPGARPNPAWLNFVVTGKARTAIRHYLKNLQLSEAISLGQRLLDKALNNVGSSLADVDPQRWVLILSELELKDQETLLADIGLGNRMAALVARRLLLDWEQDEAASAETEGDDANAPLAVKGTEGMVLSFARCCYPIPGDAIVGVMSAGRGLVVHRENCGNALENRHKPDKWIPLQWHPETQPEYNAAIRVQTANKRGVLANLAAVISDLGSNIENVSFDERDGHVSTITFTVSVRDRKHLADMMRRMRHVPEVLRINRSRG; encoded by the coding sequence ATGGTCGAGACCGCAACCACTGCCAAGACCACTGCGACATCGACCTCGCTGGATAACACGCGCTTTCTTGCGCGTGATTTATGTTCCTATCTGGAAACCTACCTAGACTCGGATCAGGTGGCCGAAGTGTACCGCGCTTACCTGTTGGGTGCCGAAGCCCATGACGGCCAGATGCGCCTCAGCGGCGACCCCTATATCATCCATCCGCTGGCCGTTGCCAAGACCATGGCGGAGATGCGTTTAGACCATAAGAGCATCGTTGCCGCGATCCTTCATGATGTGATGGAGGATACCCACATCAGCAAAGAACGCATTGTCACCGAGTTTGGTGAGGATGTGGCCGAATTGGTGGATGGAGTATCCAAACTAACCCATCTAAAATTCAGTTCCAAAGCCGAAGCCCAGGCAGAAAACTTCCGCAAAATGATGCTGGCGATCACCCGAGATTTGCGCGTGATCCTCATTAAACTGGCCGATCGTCTCCACAATATGCGCACCTTGGGCGTGATGCGTGCTGACAAGAGTCGCCGCATTGCGCGTGAGACCTTAGACATCTATGCGCCGATTGCACAGCGCTTGGGCATGAATGCGATTCGCAGAGAGCTGGAGATGCTCGGTTTTGCCGCGCATTATCCGATGCGCTATCGCATCCTTCAGGAGGCGGTAAAAAAATCACGCGGTCATCGCAAGGAAGTGATGCAGAAAATTGAGACCGCCATTTGTGCGCGCATGGAAGAAGCCAGCATCGAAGCACGCATTACCGGTCGTGAAAAACATCTATACAGCATCTACCGCAAGATGCAGGAAAAGCGGCTGTCGTTTGCAGAAGTCTTTGATGTTTATGCCATCCGTATCGTCGCCGGTGATGTTGATGCCTGCTATCGAGCACTGGGTGTGGTGCATAACTTGTATAAGCCAGTGCCGGGGCGATTCAAGGATTACATCGCCATTCCTAAGGCCAACGGGTACCAAAGCCTGCATACCGTGTTGTTTGGACCGCATGGTATTCCCATCGAAGTGCAAATCCGCACCCAGGAGATGGATCAGGTTGCCGAGAGCGGCATTGCCGCCCACTGGCTGTATAAGACGGGGGATCGCCAGTCAGGGACGGCCCAGGCTCGTGCGCGCGAGTGGCTAAAAAGCGTGCTGGAAATTCAGCAGGCGGCCGGTAACTCCATGGAGTTTCTCGAGAGTGTGAAAGTCGATTTATTCCCTGAGGAGGTTTACATCTTCACACCTCAGGGTGAAATCATGGAGTTGCCGCGCGGGGCCACCGCAGTAGATTTTGCCTATGCCGTCCACTCAGACGTGGGCAATACCTGTGTGGCAGCTAAGATTGACCGACGTTTGGCGCCATTATCCACGCGTTTGGAAAGTGGCCGTACGGTTGAGATTGTTACAGCGCCGGGGGCCCGACCTAATCCGGCTTGGCTTAACTTTGTGGTCACGGGTAAGGCGCGTACGGCCATTCGCCACTATTTGAAGAATCTGCAGCTGAGTGAAGCCATCAGTTTAGGTCAGCGGTTATTGGATAAGGCGCTTAATAATGTGGGCAGCAGTCTGGCTGATGTGGACCCTCAGCGTTGGGTGCTCATTTTGTCCGAGCTTGAACTTAAGGATCAGGAAACCTTGCTGGCTGATATTGGCCTCGGGAATCGCATGGCCGCTTTGGTGGCACGACGCCTATTGCTCGATTGGGAGCAAGATGAAGCGGCATCCGCCGAAACAGAGGGTGATGATGCTAATGCGCCTTTGGCAGTTAAAGGCACCGAAGGCATGGTCCTGTCTTTCGCCCGTTGCTGCTATCCCATCCCGGGTGATGCCATCGTTGGGGTGATGAGTGCGGGTCGAGGGCTGGTGGTGCATCGCGAAAATTGCGGCAATGCGCTAGAAAACCGTCACAAGCCCGACAAGTGGATACCACTGCAATGGCATCCTGAAACCCAACCCGAATATAACGCAGCGATCCGGGTTCAGACCGCCAATAAACGCGGTGTTTTGGCTAACTTAGCCGCCGTCATCTCTGATCTGGGATCGAATATTGAGAATGTCTCATTTGATGAACGAGATGGTCATGTGTCAACGATCACGTTTACCGTCAGTGTTCGCGACCGGAAACATCTAGCCGACATGATGCGTCGTATGCGTCATGTCCCAGAGGTGCTTCGCATTAATCGATCTCGGGGCTGA